DNA from Musa acuminata AAA Group cultivar baxijiao chromosome BXJ1-5, Cavendish_Baxijiao_AAA, whole genome shotgun sequence:
TCAGGGACATTTACGACTTTGTTGTTGATCCAGGCTTCAGACTGTTACATTACTTGAGAAAAGAATTGTACAGGATGCATATATCCAGTGTTAAGTACATCAAATACAGGGTTAAGTACTGTATCTGATTGATTGTTTGAAAGTTATATACATAATTGTTGTTTCATTATTTTCTGGCATAGCCATCAAGTTTATCTTGTTTAGTCAACACCATTTTCAAAGAACCCATATTGTTGAACCCTTATTCATCATTATGTTCCATGGACTctacatgaaaaagaaaaaggaagtttCTAATTTATAAAGATGTTTTTATTCTCATCCCAGAAAAAAATCTGATAGTTCCTTTTATGACAGCTTGTCTAATCAACTATAATTTCTATTTCTCTCAGATTCAGAGCTTTTACAATAAGGTACAGAAAGGAAAGTTCAAGACGATTCCATGAAAGCCCGTTTGTGCATCCAAAAGATTACTGTGACCTTCATAGACCACTTGGAGAACAAATTAGTTGTTATGGTATGGAATTGGCATATGTCAACTGCATAACTTCTGATCTGTAAACAAGACATGACTTTCTTGTATAGTTGATGACTATAAAAAATATAGCCCTATTCCTAGGTGTTCCATGTATTCATTTTAACTAAAGAAAACAAATACAAATAACAGATCAGTGTATCACTTCTATGATTCTTTTATATGTCATAAAAGTATGTCACTGTATAGGGCAGTAGTAAAAAGGGGGAATGGAAGATCCACGTGAATAGAGGATAGATGAAGAGTACATACTTTGTGCATCCCGCATAGCAACAAATTGCACTATATCTCGTGATGCAACTCGTCCAGTTGGGCTCTCTATTCGCTCCCCTTTCTCTGCATCTAAGATCTGCAAGAATGAAACCTGCAAACTCAAGAACTATGTTGGGGAATTAAAAGCCTATAGTAACCTGTGATGTTTACAGAGAAAACAAAGAACCCAAGGTGTTATAATCTGTTAACAGTGTGACCTTTGCAAGCCAAAAGAATGGGGGAGGAAAAAGGGTAGTGTGGGGTTTCAATAAAAGAATATTCTTCAAGATCAACAGATAAAAGAAGGTTACAATGATCTGACGATAAATTCACCTCCATTTCCTTGAAGTCAGCCCCACCAACTCCAACAATGAGAATTGACAAAGGTAGATCAGATGCCTTCACCAGAGCATCTTTTGTTTCCTGCAAATCAGTAATCACCCCATCCTGGACAAAGTTTTTGCAGGATTAAAATAAAAGGACTAAAATATACAAGTAAAAAATTTTGATGTAGCATACCGTGACTATCAGCAAAATGAAGTACTTCTGTCTACTGTTACTCAGTGACTGGCCAGCTATTAGTGCAGCAGCACTGATTACATGCCCAAAGAGCGTAGGGCCTGCCAATGATACATTGTGAAGAGCACTTATATAAGCTGACATTATACCTTGGATACCTTCTACCTGAGAACAATTAGACATGGTCAAGTTAAACATCAACTTTCCAAGGTGATAGGTGGATGTCTTAACTTTACTGGTTCCAGACAACAAGGAAAACTATTATCCACAGAGCATGACCAGACAAAGTGATAAAAAGTAAAGCCACCTGGCAAAAGGATGAGTAAAAACCATTTAATTCATTTTTCTTTACAGTTCAGGTTGTTGGAGCACCTCAGGCTGATAAGTGCTTCCATTAAGGTTAAAACAATGAGAAACAGGACCATCTATCGGCCTTGCACCAAAACCCCAGGCAGGAAAGCGCCTATGTGCAACATAAAACTGCAGGACCTCCCCAACTTCTAGAATTGCCTGTAGATACCCAAATAACAAAATGCAAAAAATAGTGCATGCCTTAAGAAGGCAATAGAGGTCAACAAAGAAACTAAAATCATCACTAATATTCATAAACAGTTGCTCACTCTCTGATATGCATTTGGCCGACCTGAGGGGTCAATGTAGTGCAAGGAATCGGGTAGGCGAGGATTTCCATTTGATGCTGACAGAAAAGAAGTCACAAGATTTATGCAAATTTCAAAGTGATGATGTGCAAAGAGAGCAAATAAATAGTCTAAGATAGCTCCAACCAGGTCAAACCACTAATTCATCCATACCTGTAAAATCAATAGCAACCATGAAGTTCATTTCGCAGCCATCTGAGATATAATCCAAGAAAGTCTTACTTTTGCTTTGAGAAAATCGTTCCACAAAAATCTGACTTTTCAATACCTACATAGGTTCAGCAATTTCAGAGAGGAAAAAAAGTATAATTCAACTAGTACCCAGAATGTAAAAACTTTAGAATATCAGTAAAAGCCATCCTCACCTTATCCTCATAATCGTTACCAACAAGAGTAGGTAAAAATAGATCTTCACCATGCTGACTATGATGAAGCTTTTCCAATTCAGCCAACGATTTTATGACTTTGCTGTcagtaaaaagaaaaatcaacatGGCAATACTATTGTTGTAAAGCCCTACTTAGTGCTACTGTATCATGTAACCATAATCACATGTAACATCAAACAGCATATACACAGTACAACTGCTTCTGCAACATCATATACATAAAGAGATTCACACAACTCTTGTGCATACCAATGTACAATCATTCTTTTTAAATTGtgtgagaaggagagagagagacaggctaAACATTATATAAGGAGAGGTGAAAAATCATTACCCAATCAATTCATGTTTGCCATTGCTATTGAAGTTGAAACACTCTATGGCAAGAGGATTTTCCTGCAAAAGCCTTAACCAAATGAGACTGCATAAAGTAACATGATAACTAGAAGAGGATGAAGGTACACATACTTTGCTCACAATCTGTTGAAGATTTACAATCACTGGTCTCCAAATAGGATTGCGATCATTCTTTTTCACTTCAGTCTTGGAGATTGGAACAAGTACTCCACTCTCCTCTTTTCTAGACATCAATAAGAAAGGGTCCTTTGACAATCAATAAAAGAATAATCAGTAAATTTCATACAGATTCCGTCGAGAATTTTTCATAAACAAGCAAATGCTTACACTTTTTGAGAAAAGGTCCTTGTTTTCCAACTCCGAACAACGGAACACTATCTCCATGATAGTTTTTGAACCAAGACTCTCGTTGACACAAACATTGAGCTTGCCTAACTTTCTCAGATGAGTTTCATTGTTTTCTTTCCGGTAAAGATTTAGTGTTAATGATCTGGCAGGTGTAGTGACCACCTGTAAGAAACAAAAATGGCAAAAACTCTTCATATGCATTAGCTATAAGTTAGCCATCTTTTGTTAGACATTATCGCTTTACACAACATGAGTTCATCTTCCATTTGACAACGAAACAGAACAAAGGAGACCAACTAACCTTCGTTATACTAAATAAGGATGATCATGATAGCATCATATGCTGCATCATCTGCCACTGCCAGTATAAATCATTATAATACTAAACAATATGACTGTCACATGGACCAGAAACATGGGTTCCTCATAAATTCTGGCTTCGTGCTAGTGCAAATTGGCATGTGATCAGTTGGCCCATTAATATAGACCAAACTTTGGCAAATGTAAGACTTCCAAAGTTTTCATTATCAATAGTAAGCACCATTAAGTCTT
Protein-coding regions in this window:
- the LOC135581623 gene encoding protein BONZAI 1-like isoform X2, producing MGNCFSGDGQGGRPVGGAAAAAVAGGPGLKSGADGACDLFLKSRCLRSPYTQIELSLSATDLCDQDVLSKSDSLAIVYAKQRDGKLEELGRTEVILNSANPVWTQKIIINYQFEVLQHLVFQVYDVESVFHNVPAKMLKLEEQQLLGEASSLLSEVVTTPARSLTLNLYRKENNETHLRKLGKLNVCVNESLGSKTIMEIVFRCSELENKDLFSKSDPFLLMSRKEESGVLVPISKTEVKKNDRNPIWRPVIVNLQQIVSKENPLAIECFNFNSNGKHELIGKVIKSLAELEKLHHSQHGEDLFLPTLVGNDYEDKVLKSQIFVERFSQSKSKTFLDYISDGCEMNFMVAIDFTASNGNPRLPDSLHYIDPSGRPNAYQRVEGIQGIMSAYISALHNVSLAGPTLFGHVISAAALIAGQSLSNSRQKYFILLIVTDGVITDLQETKDALVKASDLPLSILIVGVGGADFKEMEILDAEKGERIESPTGRVASRDIVQFVAMRDAQSGEVSVIQSLLAELPRQFMSYMQSRDVDQLN
- the LOC135581623 gene encoding protein BONZAI 1-like isoform X3, which encodes MYLQSYLQSSYVIVCSEGFASMQMLKLEEQQLLGEASSLLSEVVTTPARSLTLNLYRKENNETHLRKLGKLNVCVNESLGSKTIMEIVFRCSELENKDLFSKSDPFLLMSRKEESGVLVPISKTEVKKNDRNPIWRPVIVNLQQIVSKENPLAIECFNFNSNGKHELIGKVIKSLAELEKLHHSQHGEDLFLPTLVGNDYEDKVLKSQIFVERFSQSKSKTFLDYISDGCEMNFMVAIDFTASNGNPRLPDSLHYIDPSGRPNAYQRAILEVGEVLQFYVAHRRFPAWGFGARPIDGPVSHCFNLNGSTYQPEVEGIQGIMSAYISALHNVSLAGPTLFGHVISAAALIAGQSLSNSRQKYFILLIVTDGVITDLQETKDALVKASDLPLSILIVGVGGADFKEMEILDAEKGERIESPTGRVASRDIVQFVAMRDAQSGEVSVIQSLLAELPRQFMSYMQSRDVDQLN
- the LOC135581623 gene encoding protein BONZAI 1-like isoform X1, which produces MGNCFSGDGQGGRPVGGAAAAAVAGGPGLKSGADGACDLFLKSRCLRSPYTQIELSLSATDLCDQDVLSKSDSLAIVYAKQRDGKLEELGRTEVILNSANPVWTQKIIINYQFEVLQHLVFQVYDVESVFHNVPAKMLKLEEQQLLGEASSLLSEVVTTPARSLTLNLYRKENNETHLRKLGKLNVCVNESLGSKTIMEIVFRCSELENKDLFSKSDPFLLMSRKEESGVLVPISKTEVKKNDRNPIWRPVIVNLQQIVSKENPLAIECFNFNSNGKHELIGKVIKSLAELEKLHHSQHGEDLFLPTLVGNDYEDKVLKSQIFVERFSQSKSKTFLDYISDGCEMNFMVAIDFTASNGNPRLPDSLHYIDPSGRPNAYQRAILEVGEVLQFYVAHRRFPAWGFGARPIDGPVSHCFNLNGSTYQPEVEGIQGIMSAYISALHNVSLAGPTLFGHVISAAALIAGQSLSNSRQKYFILLIVTDGVITDLQETKDALVKASDLPLSILIVGVGGADFKEMEILDAEKGERIESPTGRVASRDIVQFVAMRDAQSGEVSVIQSLLAELPRQFMSYMQSRDVDQLN